From Seriola aureovittata isolate HTS-2021-v1 ecotype China chromosome 20, ASM2101889v1, whole genome shotgun sequence, a single genomic window includes:
- the LOC130161104 gene encoding cullin-1 produces MSSNRTQNPHGLKQIGLDQIWDDLRAGIQQVYTRQSMAKSRYMELYTHVYNYCTSVHQSSQGRGSVPPAKPSKKSTTPGGAQFVGLELYKRLKEFLKNYLTSLLKDGEDLMDECVLKFYTQQWEDYRFSSKVLNGICAYLNRHWVRRECDEGRKGIYEIYSLALVTWRECLFRPLNKQVTNAVLKLIERERNGETINTRLISGVVQSYVELGLNEEDAFAKGPTLSVYKEYFECQFLTDTERFYTRESTEFLQQNPVTEYMKKAEARLLEEQRRVQVYLHESTQDELARKCEQVLIEKHLEIFHTEFQNLLDADKNEDLGRMYNLVSRITDGLGELKKLLETHIHNQGLAAIEKCGEAALNDPKVYVQTTLDVHKKYNALVMSAFNNDAGFVAALDKACGRFINNNAVTRMAQSSSKSPELLARYCDSLLKKSSKNPEEAELEDTLNQVMVVFKYIEDKDVFQKFYAKMLAKRLVHQNSASDDAEASMISKLKQACGFEYTSKLQRMFQDIGVSKDLNEQFKKHLTNSEPLDLDFSIQVLSSGSWPFQQSCTFALPSELERSYQRFTAFYASRHSGRKLTWLYHLSKGELVTNCFKNRYTLQASTFQMAILLQYNTEDSYTVQQLTDSTQIKTDILVQVLQILLKSKLLVLEDENANVDEVEFKPDTVIKLFLGYKNKKLRVNINVPMKTEQKQEQETTHKNIEEDRKLLIQAAIVRIMKMRKVLKHQQLLAEVLNQLSSRFKPRVPVIKKCIDILIEKEYLERVDGEKDTYSYLA; encoded by the exons ATGTCGTCGAACAGGACCCAGAACCCCCACGGACTGAAACAGATAGGCCTGGACCAGATATGGGACGACCTGCGGGCTGGCATCCAGCAGGTGTACACACGGCAAAGCATGGCCAAGTCACGCTACATGGAACTCTACAC ACATGTATATAACTATTGTACCAGTGTCCACCAGTCCAGCCAGGGCAGGGGCTCGGTGCCCCCAGCCAAGCCCTCCAAAAAGTCCACCACTCCGGGTGGGGCTCAGTTTGTAGGCCTGGAGCTCTACAAGCGACTCAAGGAGTTCCTGAAGAACTATTTGACCAGCCTGCTCAAG GATGGAGAGGATTTAATGGACGAGTGTGTGTTGAAGTTTTACACCCAGCAGTGGGAGGATTACCGTTTCTCTAGTAAGGTCCTCAACGGGATCTGCGCCTACCTCAACCGCCACTGGGTCAGACGAGAGTGTGATGAGGGACGCAAGGGCATTTATGAGATATACTCT CTGGCACTTGTGACCTGGAGGGAGTGTTTATTCCGACCCCTCAACAAACAG GTAACAAATGCTGTGCTGAAgctgatagagagagagaggaatggtGAGACCATTAACACCAGACTGATCAGCGGTGTGGTCCAGTCTTATG TCGAGCTGGGCCTGAACGAAGAGGACGCCTTCGCCAAAGGCCCGACGCTGTCCGTGTACAAAGAGTACTTTGAATGTCAGTTCCTCACTGACACAGAACGTTTCTACACACGTGAGAGCACGGAGTTCCTGCAGCAGAACCCTGTCACCGAGTACATGAAGAAG GCGGAGGCACGTCtgctggaggagcagcggcGTGTGCAGGTTTACCTCCATGAATCCACCCAGGATGAACTGGCCAGGAAGTGTGAGCAGGTCCTCATAGAGAAACACCTGGAGATCTTCCACACCGAGTTTCAGAACCTGCTGGACGCTGACAAGAATGAAG ACCTGGGTCGGATGTACAACCTGGTGTCGCGGATCACAGACGGTCTGGGTGAACTGAAGAAGCTTCTAGAGACTCACATCCACAACCAGGGCCTGGCCGCCATCGAGAAGTGTGGAGAGGCCGCGCTCAAC GACCCCAAAGTGTACGTCCAGACCACCCTGGACGTCCATAAGAAGTACAACGCCTTGGTTATGTCTGCCTTCAACAATGACGCCGGCTTCGTGGCGGCTCTCGACAAG GCATGTGGTCGATTCATCAACAACAACGCCGTCACCAGGATGGCTCAGTCCTCCAGCAAGTCCCCTGAGCTGCTGGCCAGATACTGTGATTCTCTACTCAAGAAGAG CTCCAAAAACCCAGAGGAGGCGGAGCTGGAGGACACACTCAACCAAGTG ATGGTTGTGTTCAAGTACATCGAGGACAAAGACGTTTTCCAGAAGTTCTATGCTAAGATGCTGGCCAAACGTCTGGTCCATCAGAACAGCGCCAGCGACGACGCAGAGGCCAGCATGATCTCCAAACTCAAG CAAGCGTGTGGCTTCGAATACACGTCCAAACTGCAGCGGATGTTCCAGGACATCGGAGTCAGTAAAGACCTGAACGAGCAGTTCAAGAAACACCTGACCAACTCTGAGCCTCTGGACT TGGACTTCAGTATCCAGGTTCTTAGCTCTGGGTCTTGGCCTTTCCAGCAGTCCTGTACCTTCGCTCTGCCCTCTGAG ctggagCGAAGCTATCAGCGCTTCACGGCGTTTTACGCCAGCAGACACAGCGGCAGGAAGCTGACTTGGCTCTATCACCTGTCCAAAGGAGAGCTGGTCACCAACTGCTTCAAGAACAG gTACACACTGCAGGCCTCCACCTTCCAGATGGCCATCCTGCTGCAGTACAACACCGAGGACAGTTACACCGTCCAGCAGCTCACCGACAGCACACAGATCAAAACC gatATTCTGGTTCAAGTTCTGCAGATTTTGTTAAAATCGAAGCTGCTG GTGTTGGAGGACGAGAACGCCAACGTGGACGAGGTGGAGTTCAAACCTGACACCGTCATCAAACTTTTCCTCGGATACAAGAA TAAGAAGCTGAGGGTGAACATCAACGTCCCGATGAAGACGGAGCagaaacaggagcaggagacgaCTCACAAGAACATCGAGGAGGATCGAAAGCTCCTCATCCAG gCTGCGATAGTGAGAATCATGAAGATGAGGAAGGTCCTGAAGCACCAGCAGCTCCTGGCTGAAGTCCTGAACCAGCTGTCGTCCCGATTCAAGCCCAGAGTCCCAGTCatcaag AAATGCATCGACATCCTGATAGAGAAGGAGTACCTGGAGCGAGTGGACGGAGAGAAGGACACATACAGCTACCTGGCCTGA